In a genomic window of Bacillota bacterium:
- a CDS encoding acetyl-CoA decarbonylase/synthase complex subunit gamma, with the protein MGLTGLAIFKQLPKTNCKECGHPTCLAFAMALASGKASLESCPHVSDEAKEALDSASAPPIASVKIGTGDNELTIGGETVLFRHEKRFENMTGIAICVSDNEDVAAKVEDVNKLVFDRVGQTHNVNLVAVKNDSGDAGKFAEAVKAAQDKSNFPLMLITEDPAAAEKALEVCASGKPMLYGATSDNYEAMTELAKKNEVVLGVRGNDLNSLADLVEKIQELGYKQLVIDSGSRELNKVLADQTQMRRQALRKFRPFGYPTMTVVENDDPIQAVADASVYIGKYSGIVVYPSADPAEILPLVTLRLNIYTDPQKPIAVESKVHEVGTPDENSPVFVTTNFSLSYFCVEGDVEAGRISGYILPVDTDGISVLTGWAAGKFTPEKITDMLKETGMADKVNHNTVIIPGGVAVLSGKLEEISGWKVMVGPRESTGIPSFMKQRWNA; encoded by the coding sequence GCACGTATCTGACGAAGCAAAAGAAGCCCTGGATTCCGCATCGGCTCCGCCCATTGCCAGCGTTAAAATTGGCACAGGTGATAATGAACTTACCATCGGGGGCGAGACGGTACTGTTCCGTCATGAAAAGCGTTTTGAAAATATGACCGGCATTGCCATCTGCGTATCCGACAATGAAGATGTGGCTGCCAAAGTTGAGGATGTAAACAAGTTGGTTTTTGACCGCGTTGGTCAAACTCACAATGTAAACCTGGTGGCAGTTAAAAACGATTCCGGTGATGCAGGCAAGTTTGCCGAAGCGGTTAAGGCTGCTCAAGACAAGTCTAATTTTCCACTTATGTTAATCACAGAGGACCCGGCAGCTGCCGAAAAAGCACTGGAGGTTTGCGCTTCCGGCAAGCCTATGCTTTACGGGGCAACCAGTGATAACTATGAGGCCATGACAGAGCTGGCCAAGAAGAATGAAGTAGTACTTGGCGTAAGAGGTAATGACCTCAACAGCTTAGCCGATCTGGTGGAAAAGATTCAAGAACTCGGCTATAAGCAGCTGGTTATTGATTCCGGCAGCCGTGAATTAAATAAAGTTCTGGCTGACCAAACCCAAATGCGCCGCCAGGCACTGCGTAAGTTCCGTCCTTTCGGCTACCCCACGATGACGGTAGTTGAAAATGATGATCCTATCCAGGCAGTAGCTGATGCAAGCGTTTATATTGGTAAATACTCCGGTATCGTTGTTTACCCTTCAGCGGACCCGGCCGAGATTCTGCCGCTCGTTACTCTGCGCCTAAACATTTACACAGACCCGCAGAAGCCTATTGCCGTGGAGTCTAAAGTCCATGAAGTTGGTACCCCGGACGAGAATTCTCCTGTATTTGTTACCACCAACTTCTCTCTCAGTTACTTCTGCGTGGAAGGTGATGTAGAGGCAGGCAGAATATCTGGTTATATTCTACCTGTGGATACTGATGGCATTTCTGTTCTGACCGGATGGGCAGCAGGAAAATTCACACCTGAAAAGATTACTGATATGTTAAAAGAGACCGGCATGGCCGATAAAGTTAACCATAACACCGTCATTATCCCCGGTGGTGTTGCAGTTCTAAGCGGTAAGCTGGAAGAGATTAGCGGCTGGAAAGTAATGGTGGGACCGCGCGAGTCCACAGGTATTCCCAGCTTTATGAAGCAGCGCTGGAATGCCTAA
- a CDS encoding DUF87 domain-containing protein: MAFHIAIAGKGGTGKTTLASLIIRQLIKHGKKPILAVDADANANLNEAMGLDIEDSISELLASLYNATDSIPAGMTKDQYMQYRIHQSLSEGDNVDLMVMGGPEGAGCYCFANNLLRGYMAELAENYPYLVMDNEAGLEHLSRRTTQNVDCLFVTSDASARGIRSAGRVKQLVDSLKLDIKQLYLIVTKVEKDTLDSLMPEIEKTGLELAGTIPLDSDVYEYDLHSKPLFDLPDDSAVVKAVTQILQKSEII; the protein is encoded by the coding sequence ATGGCATTTCACATCGCAATAGCCGGAAAAGGAGGTACGGGGAAAACTACCCTTGCTTCATTAATCATCAGGCAGCTGATTAAACATGGCAAGAAGCCTATTCTGGCCGTTGATGCAGATGCTAATGCTAATTTAAATGAAGCAATGGGTCTCGATATAGAGGATTCCATTTCAGAGCTTCTGGCAAGTTTGTATAATGCAACGGACTCCATTCCGGCCGGTATGACAAAAGATCAGTACATGCAGTACCGTATACACCAGTCTCTGTCCGAAGGGGATAATGTAGACCTCATGGTTATGGGGGGACCCGAGGGTGCCGGCTGTTACTGCTTTGCAAATAATTTGCTGCGCGGTTACATGGCGGAGCTCGCCGAAAATTATCCTTACCTGGTAATGGACAACGAGGCCGGACTCGAACATCTGAGCCGCCGTACCACTCAAAATGTGGACTGCCTCTTTGTTACCAGCGACGCCAGCGCCCGGGGGATTAGGTCCGCCGGACGCGTAAAACAACTGGTGGATTCATTGAAGTTAGACATTAAGCAACTGTACTTGATAGTCACCAAGGTTGAAAAAGATACCCTCGATTCGCTAATGCCGGAAATTGAGAAAACTGGATTAGAATTGGCAGGAACTATTCCCCTGGACAGCGATGTTTACGAATACGACCTGCACAGCAAGCCGTTGTTTGACTTGCCGGATGACTCAGCCGTAGTAAAGGCCGTTACACAGATCTTGCAAAAGTCGGAAATTATTTAA